Proteins from one Megalopta genalis isolate 19385.01 chromosome 1, iyMegGena1_principal, whole genome shotgun sequence genomic window:
- the CrebB gene encoding cyclic-AMP response element binding protein B isoform X9, producing MESMVEENGSAVDPLATGSQGDDAAPAIATSVQSVIQPNQQSVIQTATNIQPVAISKGNVILVSKPNSVIQTAQASLQALQVVEAGSDDSFSDSEESSEQRGGILTRRPSYKKILNDLGGGEITDGRLPPLESSSECDSNVDSEVSSHSLHYQTVIPAGTIQIATQGEGVPGLHTLTMSNAATAGGAIVQYAQGQDTQFFVPGHGVVVEDAARKRELRLLKNRQAARECRRKKKEYIKCLENRVAILENRNQTLIEELKSLKQLCEPKTD from the exons ATGGAAAGTATGGTTGAGGAAAATGGATCAGCTGTTGACCCATTAGCTACGGGTTCTCAAGGTGATGATGCAGCACCAGCAATAGCTACATCG GTACAGTCTGTTATACAACCTAATCAGCAGTCGGTTATTCAAACTGCAACAAATATTCAGCCTGTTGCTATTTCAAAAGGAAACGTCATTCTTGTTAGTAAACCTAATTCTGTTATCCAAACAGCTCAAGCAAGCTTACAAGCACTTCAG gtCGTCGAGGCTGGTAGTGATGACAGTTTTTCAGACTCTGAAGAATCTTCAGAACAGAGAGGAGGTATTCTTACTAGACGACCATCTTACAAGAAAATTCTTAATGATTTAGGAGGCGGTGAAATTACAG ACGGTCGATTGCCCCCCCTAGAATCATCTTCTGAGTGTGATTCTAACGTGGACAGTGAAGTGTCTTCCCACTCTCTTCATTATCAGACAG TAATTCCAGCGGGCACAATTCAAATTGCAACCCAAGGAGAAGGTGTTCCAGGATTACATACACTGACTATGAGCAATGCAGCAACTGCTGGTGGAGCAATAGTACAGTATGCGCAAGGACAAGATACACAATTCTTTGTCCCAG GACACGGTGTTGTAGTAGAAGATGCAGCTAGGAAAAGAGAACTAAGGTTGCTTAAGAATAG ACAAGCAGCGCGGGAATGTagaaggaaaaaaaaagaatacataaAGTGTTTAGAAAATCGTGTCGCGATATTGGAAAACAGAAATCAGACATTAATAGAGGAACTGAAATCGTTAAAACAACTATGCGAGCCGAAAACTGACTGA
- the CrebB gene encoding cyclic-AMP response element binding protein B isoform X3, with protein MESMVEENGSAVDPLATGSQGDDAAPAIATSVQSLNRTHQQQTHHLVASTSIVQLTLPSSGTTQVQSVIQPNQQSVIQTATNIQPVAISKGNVILVSKPNSVIQTAQASLQALQVVEAGSDDSFSDSEESSEQRGGILTRRPSYKKILNDLGGGEITDGRLPPLESSSECDSNVDSEVSSHSLHYQTVIPAGTIQIATQGEGVPGLHTLTMSNAATAGGAIVQYAQGQDTQFFVPGHGVVVEDAARKRELRLLKNRQAARECRRKKKEYIKCLENRVAILENRNQTLIEELKSLKQLCEPKTD; from the exons ATGGAAAGTATGGTTGAGGAAAATGGATCAGCTGTTGACCCATTAGCTACGGGTTCTCAAGGTGATGATGCAGCACCAGCAATAGCTACATCGGTACAATCTCTCAATAGAACACATCAGCAGCAAACTCATCATCTGGTAGCTTCTACCAGCATTGTGCAACTGACGCTACCATCGTCAGGAACAACACAG GTACAGTCTGTTATACAACCTAATCAGCAGTCGGTTATTCAAACTGCAACAAATATTCAGCCTGTTGCTATTTCAAAAGGAAACGTCATTCTTGTTAGTAAACCTAATTCTGTTATCCAAACAGCTCAAGCAAGCTTACAAGCACTTCAG gtCGTCGAGGCTGGTAGTGATGACAGTTTTTCAGACTCTGAAGAATCTTCAGAACAGAGAGGAGGTATTCTTACTAGACGACCATCTTACAAGAAAATTCTTAATGATTTAGGAGGCGGTGAAATTACAG ACGGTCGATTGCCCCCCCTAGAATCATCTTCTGAGTGTGATTCTAACGTGGACAGTGAAGTGTCTTCCCACTCTCTTCATTATCAGACAG TAATTCCAGCGGGCACAATTCAAATTGCAACCCAAGGAGAAGGTGTTCCAGGATTACATACACTGACTATGAGCAATGCAGCAACTGCTGGTGGAGCAATAGTACAGTATGCGCAAGGACAAGATACACAATTCTTTGTCCCAG GACACGGTGTTGTAGTAGAAGATGCAGCTAGGAAAAGAGAACTAAGGTTGCTTAAGAATAG ACAAGCAGCGCGGGAATGTagaaggaaaaaaaaagaatacataaAGTGTTTAGAAAATCGTGTCGCGATATTGGAAAACAGAAATCAGACATTAATAGAGGAACTGAAATCGTTAAAACAACTATGCGAGCCGAAAACTGACTGA
- the CrebB gene encoding cyclic-AMP response element binding protein B isoform X12 — MESMVEENGSAVDPLATGSQGDDAAPAIATSVQSVIQPNQQSVIQTATNIQPVAISKGNVILVSKPNSVIQTAQASLQALQVVEAGSDDSFSDSEESSEQRGGILTRRPSYKKILNDLGGGEITVIPAGTIQIATQGEGVPGLHTLTMSNAATAGGAIVQYAQGQDTQFFVPGHGVVVEDAARKRELRLLKNRQAARECRRKKKEYIKCLENRVAILENRNQTLIEELKSLKQLCEPKTD; from the exons ATGGAAAGTATGGTTGAGGAAAATGGATCAGCTGTTGACCCATTAGCTACGGGTTCTCAAGGTGATGATGCAGCACCAGCAATAGCTACATCG GTACAGTCTGTTATACAACCTAATCAGCAGTCGGTTATTCAAACTGCAACAAATATTCAGCCTGTTGCTATTTCAAAAGGAAACGTCATTCTTGTTAGTAAACCTAATTCTGTTATCCAAACAGCTCAAGCAAGCTTACAAGCACTTCAG gtCGTCGAGGCTGGTAGTGATGACAGTTTTTCAGACTCTGAAGAATCTTCAGAACAGAGAGGAGGTATTCTTACTAGACGACCATCTTACAAGAAAATTCTTAATGATTTAGGAGGCGGTGAAATTACAG TAATTCCAGCGGGCACAATTCAAATTGCAACCCAAGGAGAAGGTGTTCCAGGATTACATACACTGACTATGAGCAATGCAGCAACTGCTGGTGGAGCAATAGTACAGTATGCGCAAGGACAAGATACACAATTCTTTGTCCCAG GACACGGTGTTGTAGTAGAAGATGCAGCTAGGAAAAGAGAACTAAGGTTGCTTAAGAATAG ACAAGCAGCGCGGGAATGTagaaggaaaaaaaaagaatacataaAGTGTTTAGAAAATCGTGTCGCGATATTGGAAAACAGAAATCAGACATTAATAGAGGAACTGAAATCGTTAAAACAACTATGCGAGCCGAAAACTGACTGA
- the CrebB gene encoding cyclic-AMP response element binding protein B isoform X7, whose product MESMVEENGSAVDPLATGSQGDDAAPAIATSVQSLNRTHQQQTHHLVASTSIVQLTLPSSGTTQVQSVIQPNQQSVIQTATNIQPVAISKGNVILVSKPNSVIQTAQASLQALQVVEAGSDDSFSDSEESSEQRGGILTRRPSYKKILNDLGGGEITVIPAGTIQIATQGEGVPGLHTLTMSNAATAGGAIVQYAQGQDTQFFVPGHGVVVEDAARKRELRLLKNRQAARECRRKKKEYIKCLENRVAILENRNQTLIEELKSLKQLCEPKTD is encoded by the exons ATGGAAAGTATGGTTGAGGAAAATGGATCAGCTGTTGACCCATTAGCTACGGGTTCTCAAGGTGATGATGCAGCACCAGCAATAGCTACATCGGTACAATCTCTCAATAGAACACATCAGCAGCAAACTCATCATCTGGTAGCTTCTACCAGCATTGTGCAACTGACGCTACCATCGTCAGGAACAACACAG GTACAGTCTGTTATACAACCTAATCAGCAGTCGGTTATTCAAACTGCAACAAATATTCAGCCTGTTGCTATTTCAAAAGGAAACGTCATTCTTGTTAGTAAACCTAATTCTGTTATCCAAACAGCTCAAGCAAGCTTACAAGCACTTCAG gtCGTCGAGGCTGGTAGTGATGACAGTTTTTCAGACTCTGAAGAATCTTCAGAACAGAGAGGAGGTATTCTTACTAGACGACCATCTTACAAGAAAATTCTTAATGATTTAGGAGGCGGTGAAATTACAG TAATTCCAGCGGGCACAATTCAAATTGCAACCCAAGGAGAAGGTGTTCCAGGATTACATACACTGACTATGAGCAATGCAGCAACTGCTGGTGGAGCAATAGTACAGTATGCGCAAGGACAAGATACACAATTCTTTGTCCCAG GACACGGTGTTGTAGTAGAAGATGCAGCTAGGAAAAGAGAACTAAGGTTGCTTAAGAATAG ACAAGCAGCGCGGGAATGTagaaggaaaaaaaaagaatacataaAGTGTTTAGAAAATCGTGTCGCGATATTGGAAAACAGAAATCAGACATTAATAGAGGAACTGAAATCGTTAAAACAACTATGCGAGCCGAAAACTGACTGA
- the CrebB gene encoding cyclic-AMP response element binding protein B isoform X2, which yields MESMVEENGSAVDPLATGSQGDDAAPAIATSVQSLNRTHQQQTHHLVASTSIVQLTLPSSGTTQVQSVIQPNQQSVIQTATNIQPVAISKGNVILVSKPNSVIQTAQASLQALQVVEAGSDDSFSDSEESSEQRGGILTRRPSYKKILNDLGGGEITDGRLPPLESSSECDSNVDSEVSSHSLHYQTVIPAGTIQIATQGEGVPGLHTLTMSNAATAGGAIVQYAQGQDTQFFVPAYTGHGVVVEDAARKRELRLLKNRQAARECRRKKKEYIKCLENRVAILENRNQTLIEELKSLKQLCEPKTD from the exons ATGGAAAGTATGGTTGAGGAAAATGGATCAGCTGTTGACCCATTAGCTACGGGTTCTCAAGGTGATGATGCAGCACCAGCAATAGCTACATCGGTACAATCTCTCAATAGAACACATCAGCAGCAAACTCATCATCTGGTAGCTTCTACCAGCATTGTGCAACTGACGCTACCATCGTCAGGAACAACACAG GTACAGTCTGTTATACAACCTAATCAGCAGTCGGTTATTCAAACTGCAACAAATATTCAGCCTGTTGCTATTTCAAAAGGAAACGTCATTCTTGTTAGTAAACCTAATTCTGTTATCCAAACAGCTCAAGCAAGCTTACAAGCACTTCAG gtCGTCGAGGCTGGTAGTGATGACAGTTTTTCAGACTCTGAAGAATCTTCAGAACAGAGAGGAGGTATTCTTACTAGACGACCATCTTACAAGAAAATTCTTAATGATTTAGGAGGCGGTGAAATTACAG ACGGTCGATTGCCCCCCCTAGAATCATCTTCTGAGTGTGATTCTAACGTGGACAGTGAAGTGTCTTCCCACTCTCTTCATTATCAGACAG TAATTCCAGCGGGCACAATTCAAATTGCAACCCAAGGAGAAGGTGTTCCAGGATTACATACACTGACTATGAGCAATGCAGCAACTGCTGGTGGAGCAATAGTACAGTATGCGCAAGGACAAGATACACAATTCTTTGTCCCAG CTTACACAGGACACGGTGTTGTAGTAGAAGATGCAGCTAGGAAAAGAGAACTAAGGTTGCTTAAGAATAG ACAAGCAGCGCGGGAATGTagaaggaaaaaaaaagaatacataaAGTGTTTAGAAAATCGTGTCGCGATATTGGAAAACAGAAATCAGACATTAATAGAGGAACTGAAATCGTTAAAACAACTATGCGAGCCGAAAACTGACTGA
- the CrebB gene encoding cyclic-AMP response element binding protein B isoform X8, with protein sequence MESMVEENGSAVDPLATGSQGDDAAPAIATSVQSVIQPNQQSVIQTATNIQPVAISKGNVILVSKPNSVIQTAQASLQALQVVEAGSDDSFSDSEESSEQRGGILTRRPSYKKILNDLGGGEITDGRLPPLESSSECDSNVDSEVSSHSLHYQTVIPAGTIQIATQGEGVPGLHTLTMSNAATAGGAIVQYAQGQDTQFFVPAYTGHGVVVEDAARKRELRLLKNRQAARECRRKKKEYIKCLENRVAILENRNQTLIEELKSLKQLCEPKTD encoded by the exons ATGGAAAGTATGGTTGAGGAAAATGGATCAGCTGTTGACCCATTAGCTACGGGTTCTCAAGGTGATGATGCAGCACCAGCAATAGCTACATCG GTACAGTCTGTTATACAACCTAATCAGCAGTCGGTTATTCAAACTGCAACAAATATTCAGCCTGTTGCTATTTCAAAAGGAAACGTCATTCTTGTTAGTAAACCTAATTCTGTTATCCAAACAGCTCAAGCAAGCTTACAAGCACTTCAG gtCGTCGAGGCTGGTAGTGATGACAGTTTTTCAGACTCTGAAGAATCTTCAGAACAGAGAGGAGGTATTCTTACTAGACGACCATCTTACAAGAAAATTCTTAATGATTTAGGAGGCGGTGAAATTACAG ACGGTCGATTGCCCCCCCTAGAATCATCTTCTGAGTGTGATTCTAACGTGGACAGTGAAGTGTCTTCCCACTCTCTTCATTATCAGACAG TAATTCCAGCGGGCACAATTCAAATTGCAACCCAAGGAGAAGGTGTTCCAGGATTACATACACTGACTATGAGCAATGCAGCAACTGCTGGTGGAGCAATAGTACAGTATGCGCAAGGACAAGATACACAATTCTTTGTCCCAG CTTACACAGGACACGGTGTTGTAGTAGAAGATGCAGCTAGGAAAAGAGAACTAAGGTTGCTTAAGAATAG ACAAGCAGCGCGGGAATGTagaaggaaaaaaaaagaatacataaAGTGTTTAGAAAATCGTGTCGCGATATTGGAAAACAGAAATCAGACATTAATAGAGGAACTGAAATCGTTAAAACAACTATGCGAGCCGAAAACTGACTGA
- the CrebB gene encoding cyclic-AMP response element binding protein B isoform X5 yields the protein MESMVEENGSAVDPLATGSQGDDAAPAIATSVQSVIQPNQQSVIQTATNIQPVAISKGNVILVSKPNSVIQTAQASLQALQVVEAGSDDSFSDSEESSEQRGGILTRRPSYKKILNDLGGGEITDGRLPPLESSSECDSNVDSEVSSHSLHYQTVIPAGTIQIATQGEGVPGLHTLTMSNAATAGGAIVQYAQGQDTQFFVPASGNVPAYTGHGVVVEDAARKRELRLLKNRQAARECRRKKKEYIKCLENRVAILENRNQTLIEELKSLKQLCEPKTD from the exons ATGGAAAGTATGGTTGAGGAAAATGGATCAGCTGTTGACCCATTAGCTACGGGTTCTCAAGGTGATGATGCAGCACCAGCAATAGCTACATCG GTACAGTCTGTTATACAACCTAATCAGCAGTCGGTTATTCAAACTGCAACAAATATTCAGCCTGTTGCTATTTCAAAAGGAAACGTCATTCTTGTTAGTAAACCTAATTCTGTTATCCAAACAGCTCAAGCAAGCTTACAAGCACTTCAG gtCGTCGAGGCTGGTAGTGATGACAGTTTTTCAGACTCTGAAGAATCTTCAGAACAGAGAGGAGGTATTCTTACTAGACGACCATCTTACAAGAAAATTCTTAATGATTTAGGAGGCGGTGAAATTACAG ACGGTCGATTGCCCCCCCTAGAATCATCTTCTGAGTGTGATTCTAACGTGGACAGTGAAGTGTCTTCCCACTCTCTTCATTATCAGACAG TAATTCCAGCGGGCACAATTCAAATTGCAACCCAAGGAGAAGGTGTTCCAGGATTACATACACTGACTATGAGCAATGCAGCAACTGCTGGTGGAGCAATAGTACAGTATGCGCAAGGACAAGATACACAATTCTTTGTCCCAG CCTCTGGCAATGTTCCAGCTTACACAGGACACGGTGTTGTAGTAGAAGATGCAGCTAGGAAAAGAGAACTAAGGTTGCTTAAGAATAG ACAAGCAGCGCGGGAATGTagaaggaaaaaaaaagaatacataaAGTGTTTAGAAAATCGTGTCGCGATATTGGAAAACAGAAATCAGACATTAATAGAGGAACTGAAATCGTTAAAACAACTATGCGAGCCGAAAACTGACTGA
- the CrebB gene encoding cyclic-AMP response element binding protein B isoform X11, translated as MESMVEENGSAVDPLATGSQGDDAAPAIATSVQSVIQPNQQSVIQTATNIQPVAISKGNVILVSKPNSVIQTAQASLQALQVVEAGSDDSFSDSEESSEQRGGILTRRPSYKKILNDLGGGEITVIPAGTIQIATQGEGVPGLHTLTMSNAATAGGAIVQYAQGQDTQFFVPAYTGHGVVVEDAARKRELRLLKNRQAARECRRKKKEYIKCLENRVAILENRNQTLIEELKSLKQLCEPKTD; from the exons ATGGAAAGTATGGTTGAGGAAAATGGATCAGCTGTTGACCCATTAGCTACGGGTTCTCAAGGTGATGATGCAGCACCAGCAATAGCTACATCG GTACAGTCTGTTATACAACCTAATCAGCAGTCGGTTATTCAAACTGCAACAAATATTCAGCCTGTTGCTATTTCAAAAGGAAACGTCATTCTTGTTAGTAAACCTAATTCTGTTATCCAAACAGCTCAAGCAAGCTTACAAGCACTTCAG gtCGTCGAGGCTGGTAGTGATGACAGTTTTTCAGACTCTGAAGAATCTTCAGAACAGAGAGGAGGTATTCTTACTAGACGACCATCTTACAAGAAAATTCTTAATGATTTAGGAGGCGGTGAAATTACAG TAATTCCAGCGGGCACAATTCAAATTGCAACCCAAGGAGAAGGTGTTCCAGGATTACATACACTGACTATGAGCAATGCAGCAACTGCTGGTGGAGCAATAGTACAGTATGCGCAAGGACAAGATACACAATTCTTTGTCCCAG CTTACACAGGACACGGTGTTGTAGTAGAAGATGCAGCTAGGAAAAGAGAACTAAGGTTGCTTAAGAATAG ACAAGCAGCGCGGGAATGTagaaggaaaaaaaaagaatacataaAGTGTTTAGAAAATCGTGTCGCGATATTGGAAAACAGAAATCAGACATTAATAGAGGAACTGAAATCGTTAAAACAACTATGCGAGCCGAAAACTGACTGA
- the CrebB gene encoding cyclic-AMP response element binding protein B isoform X4: MESMVEENGSAVDPLATGSQGDDAAPAIATSVQSLNRTHQQQTHHLVASTSIVQLTLPSSGTTQVQSVIQPNQQSVIQTATNIQPVAISKGNVILVSKPNSVIQTAQASLQALQVVEAGSDDSFSDSEESSEQRGGILTRRPSYKKILNDLGGGEITVIPAGTIQIATQGEGVPGLHTLTMSNAATAGGAIVQYAQGQDTQFFVPASGNVPAYTGHGVVVEDAARKRELRLLKNRQAARECRRKKKEYIKCLENRVAILENRNQTLIEELKSLKQLCEPKTD; the protein is encoded by the exons ATGGAAAGTATGGTTGAGGAAAATGGATCAGCTGTTGACCCATTAGCTACGGGTTCTCAAGGTGATGATGCAGCACCAGCAATAGCTACATCGGTACAATCTCTCAATAGAACACATCAGCAGCAAACTCATCATCTGGTAGCTTCTACCAGCATTGTGCAACTGACGCTACCATCGTCAGGAACAACACAG GTACAGTCTGTTATACAACCTAATCAGCAGTCGGTTATTCAAACTGCAACAAATATTCAGCCTGTTGCTATTTCAAAAGGAAACGTCATTCTTGTTAGTAAACCTAATTCTGTTATCCAAACAGCTCAAGCAAGCTTACAAGCACTTCAG gtCGTCGAGGCTGGTAGTGATGACAGTTTTTCAGACTCTGAAGAATCTTCAGAACAGAGAGGAGGTATTCTTACTAGACGACCATCTTACAAGAAAATTCTTAATGATTTAGGAGGCGGTGAAATTACAG TAATTCCAGCGGGCACAATTCAAATTGCAACCCAAGGAGAAGGTGTTCCAGGATTACATACACTGACTATGAGCAATGCAGCAACTGCTGGTGGAGCAATAGTACAGTATGCGCAAGGACAAGATACACAATTCTTTGTCCCAG CCTCTGGCAATGTTCCAGCTTACACAGGACACGGTGTTGTAGTAGAAGATGCAGCTAGGAAAAGAGAACTAAGGTTGCTTAAGAATAG ACAAGCAGCGCGGGAATGTagaaggaaaaaaaaagaatacataaAGTGTTTAGAAAATCGTGTCGCGATATTGGAAAACAGAAATCAGACATTAATAGAGGAACTGAAATCGTTAAAACAACTATGCGAGCCGAAAACTGACTGA
- the CrebB gene encoding cyclic-AMP response element binding protein B isoform X1 translates to MESMVEENGSAVDPLATGSQGDDAAPAIATSVQSLNRTHQQQTHHLVASTSIVQLTLPSSGTTQVQSVIQPNQQSVIQTATNIQPVAISKGNVILVSKPNSVIQTAQASLQALQVVEAGSDDSFSDSEESSEQRGGILTRRPSYKKILNDLGGGEITDGRLPPLESSSECDSNVDSEVSSHSLHYQTVIPAGTIQIATQGEGVPGLHTLTMSNAATAGGAIVQYAQGQDTQFFVPASGNVPAYTGHGVVVEDAARKRELRLLKNRQAARECRRKKKEYIKCLENRVAILENRNQTLIEELKSLKQLCEPKTD, encoded by the exons ATGGAAAGTATGGTTGAGGAAAATGGATCAGCTGTTGACCCATTAGCTACGGGTTCTCAAGGTGATGATGCAGCACCAGCAATAGCTACATCGGTACAATCTCTCAATAGAACACATCAGCAGCAAACTCATCATCTGGTAGCTTCTACCAGCATTGTGCAACTGACGCTACCATCGTCAGGAACAACACAG GTACAGTCTGTTATACAACCTAATCAGCAGTCGGTTATTCAAACTGCAACAAATATTCAGCCTGTTGCTATTTCAAAAGGAAACGTCATTCTTGTTAGTAAACCTAATTCTGTTATCCAAACAGCTCAAGCAAGCTTACAAGCACTTCAG gtCGTCGAGGCTGGTAGTGATGACAGTTTTTCAGACTCTGAAGAATCTTCAGAACAGAGAGGAGGTATTCTTACTAGACGACCATCTTACAAGAAAATTCTTAATGATTTAGGAGGCGGTGAAATTACAG ACGGTCGATTGCCCCCCCTAGAATCATCTTCTGAGTGTGATTCTAACGTGGACAGTGAAGTGTCTTCCCACTCTCTTCATTATCAGACAG TAATTCCAGCGGGCACAATTCAAATTGCAACCCAAGGAGAAGGTGTTCCAGGATTACATACACTGACTATGAGCAATGCAGCAACTGCTGGTGGAGCAATAGTACAGTATGCGCAAGGACAAGATACACAATTCTTTGTCCCAG CCTCTGGCAATGTTCCAGCTTACACAGGACACGGTGTTGTAGTAGAAGATGCAGCTAGGAAAAGAGAACTAAGGTTGCTTAAGAATAG ACAAGCAGCGCGGGAATGTagaaggaaaaaaaaagaatacataaAGTGTTTAGAAAATCGTGTCGCGATATTGGAAAACAGAAATCAGACATTAATAGAGGAACTGAAATCGTTAAAACAACTATGCGAGCCGAAAACTGACTGA
- the CrebB gene encoding cyclic-AMP response element binding protein B isoform X10, whose amino-acid sequence MESMVEENGSAVDPLATGSQGDDAAPAIATSVQSVIQPNQQSVIQTATNIQPVAISKGNVILVSKPNSVIQTAQASLQALQVVEAGSDDSFSDSEESSEQRGGILTRRPSYKKILNDLGGGEITVIPAGTIQIATQGEGVPGLHTLTMSNAATAGGAIVQYAQGQDTQFFVPASGNVPAYTGHGVVVEDAARKRELRLLKNRQAARECRRKKKEYIKCLENRVAILENRNQTLIEELKSLKQLCEPKTD is encoded by the exons ATGGAAAGTATGGTTGAGGAAAATGGATCAGCTGTTGACCCATTAGCTACGGGTTCTCAAGGTGATGATGCAGCACCAGCAATAGCTACATCG GTACAGTCTGTTATACAACCTAATCAGCAGTCGGTTATTCAAACTGCAACAAATATTCAGCCTGTTGCTATTTCAAAAGGAAACGTCATTCTTGTTAGTAAACCTAATTCTGTTATCCAAACAGCTCAAGCAAGCTTACAAGCACTTCAG gtCGTCGAGGCTGGTAGTGATGACAGTTTTTCAGACTCTGAAGAATCTTCAGAACAGAGAGGAGGTATTCTTACTAGACGACCATCTTACAAGAAAATTCTTAATGATTTAGGAGGCGGTGAAATTACAG TAATTCCAGCGGGCACAATTCAAATTGCAACCCAAGGAGAAGGTGTTCCAGGATTACATACACTGACTATGAGCAATGCAGCAACTGCTGGTGGAGCAATAGTACAGTATGCGCAAGGACAAGATACACAATTCTTTGTCCCAG CCTCTGGCAATGTTCCAGCTTACACAGGACACGGTGTTGTAGTAGAAGATGCAGCTAGGAAAAGAGAACTAAGGTTGCTTAAGAATAG ACAAGCAGCGCGGGAATGTagaaggaaaaaaaaagaatacataaAGTGTTTAGAAAATCGTGTCGCGATATTGGAAAACAGAAATCAGACATTAATAGAGGAACTGAAATCGTTAAAACAACTATGCGAGCCGAAAACTGACTGA
- the CrebB gene encoding cyclic-AMP response element binding protein B isoform X6, with protein sequence MESMVEENGSAVDPLATGSQGDDAAPAIATSVQSLNRTHQQQTHHLVASTSIVQLTLPSSGTTQVQSVIQPNQQSVIQTATNIQPVAISKGNVILVSKPNSVIQTAQASLQALQVVEAGSDDSFSDSEESSEQRGGILTRRPSYKKILNDLGGGEITVIPAGTIQIATQGEGVPGLHTLTMSNAATAGGAIVQYAQGQDTQFFVPAYTGHGVVVEDAARKRELRLLKNRQAARECRRKKKEYIKCLENRVAILENRNQTLIEELKSLKQLCEPKTD encoded by the exons ATGGAAAGTATGGTTGAGGAAAATGGATCAGCTGTTGACCCATTAGCTACGGGTTCTCAAGGTGATGATGCAGCACCAGCAATAGCTACATCGGTACAATCTCTCAATAGAACACATCAGCAGCAAACTCATCATCTGGTAGCTTCTACCAGCATTGTGCAACTGACGCTACCATCGTCAGGAACAACACAG GTACAGTCTGTTATACAACCTAATCAGCAGTCGGTTATTCAAACTGCAACAAATATTCAGCCTGTTGCTATTTCAAAAGGAAACGTCATTCTTGTTAGTAAACCTAATTCTGTTATCCAAACAGCTCAAGCAAGCTTACAAGCACTTCAG gtCGTCGAGGCTGGTAGTGATGACAGTTTTTCAGACTCTGAAGAATCTTCAGAACAGAGAGGAGGTATTCTTACTAGACGACCATCTTACAAGAAAATTCTTAATGATTTAGGAGGCGGTGAAATTACAG TAATTCCAGCGGGCACAATTCAAATTGCAACCCAAGGAGAAGGTGTTCCAGGATTACATACACTGACTATGAGCAATGCAGCAACTGCTGGTGGAGCAATAGTACAGTATGCGCAAGGACAAGATACACAATTCTTTGTCCCAG CTTACACAGGACACGGTGTTGTAGTAGAAGATGCAGCTAGGAAAAGAGAACTAAGGTTGCTTAAGAATAG ACAAGCAGCGCGGGAATGTagaaggaaaaaaaaagaatacataaAGTGTTTAGAAAATCGTGTCGCGATATTGGAAAACAGAAATCAGACATTAATAGAGGAACTGAAATCGTTAAAACAACTATGCGAGCCGAAAACTGACTGA